One region of Mus pahari chromosome 16, PAHARI_EIJ_v1.1, whole genome shotgun sequence genomic DNA includes:
- the LOC110334185 gene encoding prolactin-2B1 produces the protein MLLSLTQMLSSRASSRLFLVSYLLLWENVVATSTCAERDATIQDSLEKLLTLTTFMSQVVSSETAKLFTEFNNQYAQGKRYNDRVPGTCHTAFFDTPSNKEQSLGRSPETLLTLVHSLLNSWTNALNHLVNEMSAMQGDPSSLISKAREIQAKFDELTTGVKTVQSMIGERDIETYPAWSGLASLQSSNEDVRCFSFHTLIRCLLRDSRKVNTYLEVIKYKLVDQSNC, from the exons ATGCTACTGTCTTTGACTCAAATGCTTTCCT CAAGGGCATCGTCACGCCTCTTCCTGGTGTCCTACCTGCTTTTGTGGGAGAATGTCGTCGCTACATCCACCTGTGCTGAGAGGGACGCCACCATCCAGGACTCCTTAGAGAAACTTCTTACATTGACAACCTTCATGTCTCAAGTTGTCAGCAGTGAAACTGCAAAACTCTTCACTGAATTT AATAATCAGTATGCCCAGGGCAAGAGATACAATGACAGAGTCCCTGGGACTTGTCACACTGCGTTTTTTGATACTCCATCAAACAAGGAGCAATCTCTAGGAAGAAGT CCAGAAACACTGTTGACATTGGTACACAGTCTATTGAATTCTTGGACCAACGCTCTGAATCATCTTGTGAATGAAATGTCTGCAATGCAAGGAGACCCTTCTTCTCTTATCTCCAAAGCCAGAGAAATTCAGGCAAAATTTGATGAACTCACGACAGGTGTTAAAACAGTTCAAAGCATG ATTggagagagagatattgagaCCTACCCTGCCTGGTCTGGACTGGCATCCTTGCAGTCAAGCAACGAAGATGTTcgctgtttttcttttcatactCTGATCCGCTGCCTGCTCAGAGATTCTCGAAAAGTAAATACTTACCTTGAGGTCATCAAATACAAACTGGTGGATCAAAGCAACTGTTAA